In Erinaceus europaeus chromosome 10, mEriEur2.1, whole genome shotgun sequence, one DNA window encodes the following:
- the LOC103113342 gene encoding small ribosomal subunit protein uS11-like yields the protein MAPRKEKEKKEEQVISLGPQVAEGENVFGVCHIFASFNDTFVHVTDLSGKETICRVTGGMKVKADRDESSPYAAMLAAQDVAQRCKELGITALHIKLHATGGNRTKTSGPGAQSALRALACSGMKIGQIEGVTPIPSDSTRRKGGRRGHRL from the coding sequence ATGGCACCTcgcaaggagaaggaaaagaaggaagaacaggTCATCAGCCTTGGACCTCAGGTAGCCGAAGGAGAAAATGTGTTTGGTGTCTGCCACATCTTTGCATCCTTCAATGATACTTTCGTCCATGTCACTGATCTTTCTGGCAAGGAAACCATCTGCCGTGTGACTGGTGGGATGAAGGTGAAAGCTGACAGAGATGAATCATCTCCATATGCTGCCATGTTGGCTGCCCAGGATGTCGCCCAAAGGTGCAAGGAGTTGGGCATCACTGCCCTCCACATCAAACTCCATGCCACAGGAGGAAATCGGACCAAGACATCTGGACCTGGGGCCCAGTCAGCCCTCAGAGCCCTGGCCTGTTCAGGGATGAAAATTGGGCAGATTGAGGGTGTCACCCCCATCCCCTCCGACAGCACTCGAAGGAAGGGAGGTCGCCGTGGTCACCGTCTGTGA